The Tenrec ecaudatus isolate mTenEca1 chromosome 14, mTenEca1.hap1, whole genome shotgun sequence genome contains a region encoding:
- the RHOV gene encoding rho-related GTP-binding protein RhoV encodes MPPRDLSEPEPPPLRAPSPPPRRSSAPPELGIKCVLVGDGAVGKSSLIVSYTCNGYPTRYRPTALDTFSVQVLVDGAPVRIELWDTAGQDDFDRLRSLCYTDTDVFLACFSVVQPSSFQNITEKWLPEIRTHNPQAPVLLVGTQADLRDDVNVLIQLDQGGREGPVPQPQAQGLAEKIRACCYLECSALTQKNLKEVFDSAILSAIEHKARLEKKLNAKGVRTLSRCRWKKFFCFV; translated from the exons ATGCCCCCGCGGGACCTCAGCGAGCCGGAGCCGCCGCCCCTGCGGGCCCCGAGCCCTCCCCCGCGGCGCAGCAGCGCGCCCCCGGAGCTGGGCATCAAGTGCGTGCTGGTGGGCGACGGCGCGGTGGGCAAGAGCAGCCTCATCGTCAGTTACACCTGCAATGGGTACCCCACGCGCTACCGGCCCACGGCGCTGGACACCTTCTCCG TGCAAGTTCTGGTGGACGGAGCCCCCGTGCGCATTGAGCTCTGGGACACAGCGGGACAG GATGACTTTGACCGGCTTCGATCCCTCTGCTACACGGATACCGACGTCTTCCTGGCCTGCTTCAGCGTGGTACAGCCCAGCTCCTTCCAAAACATCACAGAGAAATGGCTGCCCGAGATCCGCACGCACAACCCCCAGGCGCCGGTGCTGCTGGTGGGCACCCAGGCCGACCTGAGGGACGACGTCAATGTACTGATTCAGCTGGACCAGGGAGGCCGGGAGGGTCCCGTGCCCCAACCTCAGGCTCAGGGTCTGGCCGAGAAGATCCGGGCCTGCTGCTACCTCGAATGTTCGGCCTTGACGCAGAAGAACTTGAAGGAGGTATTTGACTCGGCCATTCTCAGCGCCATTGAGCACAAGGCCCGGCTGGAGAAAAAGCTGAACGCCAAGGGCGTGCGCACCCTCTCGCGCTGCCGCTGGAAGAAGTTCTTCTGCTTTGTTTGA